The Deltaproteobacteria bacterium PRO3 genomic interval GCTCCATCAGGCAGAACTTGAGCGCGGCCTGGGCCAGGCTCGTGAAGGGCGGCCGCCGCAGGAACTCGAAGGCCGCGGCCCGCTCGCAGGTCTCGCGCAAACGATCTCCCTGGAAATAGTGCGCCCGCCAGTCCCCCTTCGGAAAACGCGTCTGCGGCGTCAGCGCGCCGCTCAGGCCGCCCTCGTCGAGCGGGACGCGCACGATCACCGCGACGCCCTTCTCCCGACACAGCGGAAAGAGGCGCTCCCGCGCCCGCTGGTCGAAGAGGTTGTAGATCACCTGCACCGAATCGATCAGGCCGCTGGCGACTAGCTTCAGCCCGTTCTCCGGCTGATGGTCGTTGAGGGAGACGCCGAAGCGCCGGATCTTGCCCTGCGCCTTGAGGAGCCGCACCGCCTCCAGCCAATCCCCCTGCGTGAGCCAGGCGTCTTCCCAGACGTGGAGCTGCTGCAGGTCGAGGCATTCCGTGCCGAGATTTTTCAGCGAGTACTCGGTCACCTCGATCAAGTGGCGGCCGGGAAAGACCTCCTGAACGGGGACGCCCGGCTTGGGCGGCCAGGCGAGGTTCTTCGGCGGACACTTGGTGGCGACGAAGGGCCGGGCCCCGGTCTCACGCAGAGCCCGGGCGATCAGGCGCTCCGAATGGCCGT includes:
- a CDS encoding aldo/keto reductase, with the translated sequence MPRMRQRTFGRGGPLVSEIGHGTWAMGGHWGPRDDAAALAALRAGLESGIHFLDTAHGYGHGHSERLIARALRETGARPFVATKCPPKNLAWPPKPGVPVQEVFPGRHLIEVTEYSLKNLGTECLDLQQLHVWEDAWLTQGDWLEAVRLLKAQGKIRRFGVSLNDHQPENGLKLVASGLIDSVQVIYNLFDQRARERLFPLCREKGVAVIVRVPLDEGGLSGALTPQTRFPKGDWRAHYFQGDRLRETCERAAAFEFLRRPPFTSLAQAALKFCLMEPAVSTVVVGMRSLEHVRANVEVSDFEGFSEEELKKAYTFSWPRNYYPHYG